One window of the Branchiostoma lanceolatum isolate klBraLanc5 chromosome 3, klBraLanc5.hap2, whole genome shotgun sequence genome contains the following:
- the LOC136429624 gene encoding calumenin-A-like: MRSFTAGERTADLHRDSETQWKSYRLSPGETLTFEQYERKVYHENKYGHSSRRKEQDSRRFHVCDENQDGGLDKDEFMTFLYSEEYPHMHDIVILETMEDMDKDGDGVLSYLEFTDEEEGMEEGRQAETTFKKLDKDGDGQLSRVEVKHWVLQPNLEASQDDEDSVIIVMDKLDTDKDEKLSRSEVDADPQLIEDQLMYEEDDDDYAHDEF; this comes from the exons ATGAGGAGCTTCACGGCGGGGGAGCGGACCGCGGACCTGCACAGGGACTCGGAGACGCAG TGGAAAAGTTACAGACTGAGTCCTGGTGAGACGCTGACGTTTGAGCAGTACGAGAGGAAAGTCTACCATG AAAACAAGTACGGGCACAGCTCCCGGAGAAAGGAGCAGGATAGCAGGCGATTCCACGTCTGCGAcgagaaccaagatggcggtctGGACAAGGACGAGTTCATGACCTTCCTGTATTCGGAAGAATACCCCCACATGCACGATATCGTCATACTG GAAACTATGGAGGATATGGACAAGGATGGCGATGGGGTTCTGAGCTACCTGGAGTTCACGG ACGAGGAGGAGGGGATGGAGGAAGGTCGTCAAGCCGAGACAACCTTTAAGAAGCTGGACAAAGACGGAGACGGGCAGCTGAGCCGGGTCGAGGTGAAGCATTGGGTTCTCCAGCCCAACCTCGAAGCGTCGCAGGATGACGAGGACAGCGTGATCATCGTCATGGACAAGTTGGACACGGACAAG GACGAGAAGTTGAGCAGGTCGGAAGTCGATGCCGACCCCCAGCTGATAGAGGACCAACTGATGTATGAGGAGGATGACGACGATTATGCACACGACGagttttaa
- the LOC136429625 gene encoding calumenin-B-like, with protein sequence MAVRRGYLLAVVLVLAAAAVAGRKVVSLDMWLRLDADSDGLVTGDELQGFADGERRKGLWVDVENQWQHHGLGPDERLTFDQYERDVFNHENDPGHSDEMKRLLARTKQNDRRRFQVSDQNQDGGLDKDELMTFLWAEEFPHMHDTLALEFVEEMDRDGDNAVSYREFTVSKSGIKDGYGAKQVFKKFDKDADGNLSLEEMKQWVLSPVSERTKQKVEGVLRELDRNKDGKLSRAEINPKVIRKQLMDSDEPITHDEF encoded by the exons ATGGCTGTACGGCGGGGTTACCTGTTGGCCGTTGTGTTGGTCCTGGCAGCTGCAGCGGTGGCTGGCCGCAAGGTTGTTAGCCTCGAT ATGTGGTTGCGGCTGGACGCGGACTCGGACGGGCTGGTCACGGGGGACGAGCTGCAGGGTTTCGCGGACGGCGAGCGGCGCAAAGGACTCTGGGTAGACGTGGAGAATCAG TGGCAGCATCATGGATTAGGTCCGGATGAGAGGCTGACCTTTGACCAGTACGAGAGGGACGTCTTTAACCACG AGAACGACCCCGGGCATTCTGATGAAATGAAGCGCCTCCTGGCGCGGACAAAGCAGAATGACAGGAGGCGCTTCCAGGTCAGCGAccagaaccaagatggcggcctggACAAGGACGAGCTCATGACCTTCTTGTGGGCTGAGGAGTTCCCCCACATGCACGACACTCTCGCACTG GAATTCGTCGAAGAAATGGACAGGGATGGCGATAATGCGGTTAGCTACAGGGAGTTTACGG TTTCCAAGTCCGGGATAAAGGACGGTTATGGAGCTAAGCAAGTGTTCAAGAAGTTTGACAAGGACGCAGACGGCAATCTGAGTCTGGAGGAGATGAAGCAGTGGGTCCTCAGCCCGGTATCTGAACGCACGAAGCAGAAGGTGGAAGGCGTCCTGCGCGAGTTGGACAGGAACAAG GACGGGAAGCTGAGCAGGGCCGAGATCAACCCGAAAGTGATCCGAAAACAGTTGATGGACAGTGACGAACCGATCACTCATGACGAGTTCTGA